CGAGCCTAAGACTCAGCAACGATGTCTAGGAGAAAGGAGTATTAAATGCGATCTGGAAGTAAATTATATGGTCACTCCCACGGGGTCGTACGAACTACGAAGCCAATGATCACTGAACAAAAAAATGGCGATCTTTGGTCATTCCTCTTCTGTTTTGTCTCCGCAAAAAATTTAAATCCGTGGCACTGGCGGCTATTTTGACtcaaaaactacaaaacaaacaATCGCATGAACAGATTAATCATTCCTTCATGGTGGTGTAGTAGTACACAACCAAGAACTGCGCAATGCCGAGCGACATTCAAAATGGTTATAAAACGAAACCATCGCGATGCAGGTTATGACTTCCGGTTGAACGAACGAAAAAgacagcaaacaaacaaaaaagaaagtcgTGTTCTAACTTTAGCCCGACTTGCAACATCTCACGAACACGCCCTTAAAAGTAGCCGGATGATTCAGATCGAATGACACTCAGCTCATTCGCTATGACAGAAAACCCAATGGGCGGACGAAGGGGGGCGTGTGAGTTGGCACGGCGCCCAAGGCTGATCAGTGGTCACATATGTTTTACCGCGTCTCGTTCGGCAGTGCCGGCGCTTTCCGATTCACCCTTGCACCGGCCTCGCACCCCTTTTTCTTCTAGACTCCGGCGCGACCACTTTACTCGACTCAACGCTGACCACACTCCGGGGAATGCagggggaaagaaaaaaaccCGCTCTTACAACACCGCCTCCGAAGCCGCGCTCTTGCATACAATAAACgcgacggcaacgatttgctgtcACGCCACACTGCACGCACATCCGACACAGGAGGACGTGATTTGGGGAACGCGCGGCGCGATTCCAGAAGCAGCGTGCGCGACGGGGTTCGAAGATTATTGACGCGCTTTCGAAACAAACCCGGATCCAGCGGTGATCGGAGCGAAACCGCGTCGATCTCGTTCGCCCACCGACGCGGAAAGGCGAGGCTGGCGAAACCCACCACCACACGCGGCTGTGCCCACGAAACAAGGGCACAGGGACGGAACGAAGTACCACACACGGCGCCGCTGTGACAGTTACGCGAGCCGTTATCTCCCTACGGTGATAACCGTTCAAGCGCCAGTCGCGAAGCCGCGACGAgagtccagaaaaaaaaatggtaacgGGTCTAGGAGAACCGCGTACAACGCGATCGCCAAAAGCGACCAGCTTGTCGTTTTAACGTACTGCGCGTACTGACGTACGCTTCACCGTCTCGCGGTACAAGCCGCAATGTAACGATGAGCAACGTTCCAACACGATGCGAGGAAAGACAGCGACGGGCGCCGCTCAGCAACGAGCAACGAAATAGTGTGAAACAGATCATCGGTGACGATCGACTCACCGAGGGGATCCATGTTTTCCATGCTGTCGCCGCCGATGCGGCTATCCGGAGCGAAGCGAGCGTCTTTGCGTGCTCGCTGGCGCCGCACTACTGATCGACGCTACGGATGTGTGACGCGGCGCGCGCAGCACCAAGCGCTCTTTAGCACTACGTTGACCGCGGCTGACGGCTTGTAACACTTTCGATTAGCATGACGAGCTCTTAGAATATTAGCGAACAGCACGGCCGGACTGCGGCCGCTCGAAATTGACCTTTCTCTTATGTTGCATCATGTATCTAAAGGGGAACGGAGCGACGGAGCAACGAAAACGAGTTGCATTATACACGTAACGGTTTTGGAATAAACAAAACCCTTTAAACAACTTCGAGCAAGGGCGTGATTTCAACATGCATTCTTTTAAGACCTCGAGGGCTGTTCTACATTTGTACAATTGAATAAACTAACAGTTTTAGACAATACACTAAGTTGCGTTTTGGCCGCTTGGGGGCCGCTTGAGCGGGAAAAATGAGCGGGAATCGACTTAGCAGACGACCAGCAGCAATGAAGAATTCTCGCAAGGTAATGGTTTAATACCTCCGAATTAGTTAGCATTTCAAACAGATAGTTGGCCTGATCACTGTATGAGTGTAAAGCAGCATAGGCTGGTGTGAAAACAAGGGTTCCGACGTTTCTTGATGGCGCGCACTGTGCTTGACGCGCATCATTTATGCGGCACATAAttcattgcgtttttttttcttgtctgctcactccagaagcgaaattcgcGTCGTTCCGATGACACGGGAGCACTCACACGCAAGCTTTCGCACACCGAAAAAGAAAGGTAcgtacgcgaaatgcaaaaagAATGCACGCATGTGGGTTACGTACTACTATGGCCCAATTTAACCAACGTTGGGCCAATCGGTGTTTGAACTAGTGTTGCACGGTGTTCGTCTGCTGAAGAACTGAGCACTGTAGAGTTTGTCACTACCGCAGCATAAAGCGACCAAGTATTTTAAAATAGTTTTGTCGCATAGCTTAGCCCGACTTTTACTCCTGCATGCAACTTATTCTTGCAGATCACGAatggcatttttatttttattcactttTGCAGAACGCGTCACAGAGAATTGATGCagaccttagacgagcttactgACCAAGTGCCCCTCGACCCAAGAATCTACAAAAGCAAGGTACAATGCTCTATCCGTGCCGATGGCGCTCAAGAATTAAGATATACAGAAGTGCAGCGGTCCAAGCTAATTGATTGAGCACACAGCTTAATTCTTCATTCCTCGACTTGCATCCTAGTGTGGCCTGCCACTCTTATATTTTTTTCCTTAAGCTTTTATGAAAAGTGCCAATGCCaagtttcgctgtaaaaaaaaaaaaaaaagttacaacgATTGATACGAAGGGTTGGTCGCTCCATCTCTTGAAGATCAAAGGAACTAATATTTCTCATGttaccgcgttttttttttttttttcaaaattgtggCGCCATCTTCTTCCTATCAACGGGTCCCAGTTATTCTGATATCTGCTTGCAGAGACCCCGGCACTGGGGGATCGACCCCTTCAATGAAATCCCATATTTACGATGAAGTAGTTCCCGCACTCCGCCGCTCTGCGTTCAGAGCTTCCTCACAGCAATTGCAATACcgacttttttttgttgtttctttagaAAATCTTACGCAGCAGTCCAGAACACGCGACCAAAGTAATGGACAGTTTTTGTAACCGAACGAAATACAATAGAGGACTGTCTTCGGACACCTTGACTCTGCTGATGTCACACACAAAGTGCACGTAACCACTTCACTGCGTGGTATTACTGCTGTGTTACTACTGCTGGTACTACTAATACAGGTATTGCTAGACTACATATTGTGACAGCTTAATTAGTCGTCAGAATGCACAACATTATGGCAGCATCTCCACTCTTGCACAAACGAGCAGAAGTTTGCGGATATGCTGTGTCAAGAGTGTCACACTTCCAGTGTACGTAAACAAGTACTCTACACCTTCAGTCCTTGGACAAATTTGTTAAAAGTGGAGAACTCGTTGTCTCAGCACCTGTCTTCTCAAAACTTAAGCAGCCGCCTGTACATTTATACTGGAAATGTAAGGGCCCCTTTAATGCACTGCAGCGCATCAACTTCCATAAAATCGTGAAGGGTGAATGTTGCTGTTACAGTGGCGAAAAATGGAGGCACTGTGTTTTTACAATGTGTCCTCCTGATTCATGGTAACCAAGGCTCACAGCATTTGACAACACAAATGGTACCTGTCAGGACATGATGACGTAACGCTGTGccttaaaatgaaatgaaaaaggaatCTTCTAGCTGTGACTGAATGTATTTTAAAACTACAAAGGAAACAATACGAACTGTTTACGCACGCCTTGAAAATGAAAGCTGCAGAGAgaaggtttggttttggttttatgagggtttaacgtctcaaagcgactcaggctgtgagagctAGACGCACAGAGAGAAGAAGCATAGTATATGTCAGAAGTGCGTTTGAGGAGAATGAGGCTGCAGTTTTTACTATAACATATATTTGTGTTCCTGGCACTGTGtgcacagggtgtttcacctaagacttcacacaatctttaaaaacaggctttctgaattaaaagagcgcttttttttttttacatagtaTTGGCAGCGGTGTTGTACATCAGGATACAGTAGAGACACGCTAACTGGAAGGCTGGTtagctaatactgaatagttaactttttcaATTACTGCTCCTTGATTATTAAGAGGCATATGTTGCCTACTGTAATtgatacccatatcagtttttataatttcgaaaatgaGGTAGGTTAGCCTctgcactgtggcccaacaaattttggctatttcgacgagttatgtgcacAGGAGAGGTTGGTTTGCCTTCAATCTTTTCAAAATTGCATGTATCTTGGTGCggtgtagccagaatttgttgggccgcagtgCTGAGGCTAACcgcattttctaaattctaaaaattgatgtgGATATTAATTATAGttagctacacgcctctcaataattaaggatccTAACAGTGGTggctaaaaagttaactatttaaccagcctgctagctagcacgtcttagctgtattctgatgtaccacaccgctgacaacgctatgccgataaaaagctctcttctaactcagaaaacctatttttaaattttgtgCAAAGTCAtaggtgaaataccctgtatatgaCGTTCCTCATAGAATGGTTAGAGGAGGCATTGAGTAATGCAATGGCCtcccaaataaaaaaaagttcctatttccagctggattactgAACCGGAAATCATGCATGCTTTTCCAGCTGGAAATCGTTAAATCCCACATGTGTTTCCACTTGGATTATACAACTGAAAATCATCTCCAGCTGGAAAATTTCCACTTCCAGGTAGCCCCAGCTGAAAGCGAAAATGTCACTTCAGCTGAAATGGATATACATACCTCTGACGAAAACATGACatatctgtgcgatgtcagtgcactttaaaaattcccaggtggtggaaattacccaggagacctccactaaggcacctatttctctctttcttctttcactcccaccttcctgccttcccttacagcacatTTTGGGTGGGCAGgggatgtgagacaattactgcgccatctcctttcctcaaaaaccaatatttcttttcttttttttttcaacattttaATGTGACCTAGCGGACATATTCATACTCTGTGAGCACTGAGAATTTGTTTCTGAAATTTAGAACTTTGTAAAACCAGAAAAAGCATAACATGCCAAGTGAATGACAAACGGATTCACAGTCAGAGAGAGCCGGTTAGTACTTCCTGTAATGTTTCTGCAAAGCATGCATGTTATGTGCTTCTCACGCAATATTAGGACATGTACTCATTACAATGCATACTCGTTCTACTCGATACTATGAACTGCTGCTGCTTCATTGGAAAGGGTAGTTACTACATCTCTTGCAAGGAAAATGCAGAGGTAAAGCGTCTGTGTGTTTTCAGTGTATGTgcgagatccccaggtggtctaaatttttctggagccctccactaccccacctctttctctcttctgtccaaccttcctcccttcttcCATGACATGGTTGAGGTGTAGTAGTAAGAGAATTACTGtgtctttccttttctcaaaaaccaatttttgcaATCATGCATGCCAAGCTGACATAACCTTGGACCGATAATTCTAGTAGGAGTTTTCACTGGAACAGGAAGCAAGTATCTCATGCTGATGTTTACAACTTTCTAAATTAATTCATCACAGCATGTGCATATGATTTGGGGCTTTGCTTAGAATATCTTGCATTTCTGCACAGCTGTGGTTGAAAGATTAAGCTTTTGTGTTATTGTTTTGCACCTTTCTCCAGCCTGTTTTCGTTCATAGCCTTCGTAAAACTAGTTCCAGCAGTATGACTGCATGGATGCAGAAATTTCAGTCAAAATTTATGACTATAAATTTGATCATAAATTGGGTTCCCACCATATTTCATCTCTACAGTGCCTTTACGAATTTTCTGTCAGCATTACATCCTTGtcagtttgttgggccacagcgccgagggtaaccaaattttcgaatttctaaaaagtgatataaatattacttacgatgggctactTAATtgtctctcaataattaaggagcttaaCAGTAATAGTGAAAAAGGTTATTCAGTATTAGTTTAAATTTAAACTAATACTGAATGAACTGAAAAAGCCTTCTAGTTAGGACATATTAGCTGTATCTTTATGTACTACAatgctgacaatgttatgccaaaaaaaagtgctcttctgactcaaaaaacctatttttaagaattgtgtaaagtttttggtgaaacaccctgtatatatatgaCGTGTCCATTTCTCTAATAACCAGTCAGAAAGAGACAATGTGGTTAAGCATGTATATGTTTCATCATTTCCTGCTTGAAGCCAATCTATTGGCGTACAAGCAGTTAAAAGTTTTACTGTTGTAACGAATGGATTGCCGTTCTTGGATAATGTTAATCCATAGAGAGGAGAGCTATGAGAAACAACCAGCATGCATCAGTGCAGGAGTACAAAGCACACCATTTCTTCCCAAAGAATTTCTTGTCATTAACCAGCAAAATTAATTTTACAGATGTTGCTGGACTTGAGTGCACTGATCAGATCATAATTGATAGTTATATACAGTGTTGCCTCTCAATTATGCGAAATTAAAGGGgcaaaaaatttttttgaaatatGCAGGGTTTGAATTTAACAGGAGCCTTAATTTTGAATGCACTTGACGTTGATGGCATCAAAGCGCCTGTCTAAGAGCATTTGAATTAATGGAAGTACACTGCATTCAAAAAGCATGTTGCCTTTGTGTATAATAATCATTCCACTGCTCACTGGGAGTGAAGAGAATATTTCAAATCACTTCTACCTTCCACCATTGGCTTACTGGATATAgtgttcagctgctgatcccaaggtcgcggggatcgaatcccggatgtggtggccgcatttcgatagaggccaaATGGAAGGGACGTCtatgcgctgtgcaatgtcagtgcacgataaaggaCCCCTGGTGGTCAATATTAACtgagagccctccactacagcatctctcaagGCCCATGTGCAATGTTGGAATGGTAAACCGTATCTGTACCACTATCATATACCAGCGCTGTCAAATATTTCTCTTCCTAAAACTGCACTAAGCATTTAGGTCACTACCAGCATTGGAAATGTCGACTAGAAGTGCTGCTGTTGTAATGAATTTGTGTCCTTCACTGAAACAGCCGCATGTATACGTTTGCACATCATGCGCCCTTGCAGAATGTGAAGCTCAGGAGAACGATCGATTACTACACGTTCTTAGAGGAAACCATCCATTCAATGTGCGCCAGACGTCGAAGACGGCCCCCAGCTCACTGCAACCTGTTCCCAAACAGCCGAAGGCACCAGCCAACAGAAGCCGCATGGGCGCCCGCAGCCTTCCAGAAAAAGGTGACTGACGACCATCACACATCAGAAGCCAATTAAACTTCTTTGAAATTGCCCTATTATTGTGGTCAATATGGGCTGCAATGCACAAGATATGGTGTAGGAGCAATGTTTACGAATGAATGCGAGCCCAGCAATGCTGGTAAATTGTGCATTTACAGGCCAGTAAAATGAGCAGTGTAGCTGGATGTTTGCTTGAAGGCACATTGATTTGTTATAAAGTGTAAACCTAGCTCAGCAGAACAGCGTGAAGGTTGGGCCCAGTTGGTCCGACATGTTGAAGAGGAAAAGGAACTGCAACTTGAGACAGGACTTGTGCAGACTTGTATCACTTGTATAGTCCACTTCTCTGCCTTAAGTCCTGTCTCATGTCGcagttctttttcttcttcaacgTAGCGTTGATCCGCTGCTAATGCATTGCAGGTCACAGTGAGCTTCTGCGCATTTTATATTTGTCTCAGGCTATGTCGAAATGCCGCATTTTCATTCTTTGCATATTAGCTGTGAGTTGCTTAGTGTTGAGGACCATTAACTTCACTTGCTCATGTCTTTCGAGACATTTGTACTGGGAGCTTGTTCATTTTTGTCGGGACATTTCATTGTACGAAATGGTGCAAGACAAAACAAGGCCAAGAGTGTGCTCAGTGCCGCTCTGTCTGTTGTGCCCACTGTCAATGCTGCTCTACCAAGCAAGTTTGGTAGCATATCGTAAAATGACAACACCAGGTTCACCAAAAATGGTATTCATGCACAGAACATTCATGAACCTTCCTTGCCTCTGTCTATTACGAAGCACCCTCCTTGCCAAAGAATAAGCCTCACTTTCTTAAGTTCAGCATAGCGATACGGACAACTTTAGCTGCAATATGAAAAGTCCTTCCACACTTCACATCTTTCACATTCAACTCGGCTCTGTTTTATCTTTCCCCATCATGTCCTACCATCCCTTTCCCAATGCGGAGTAGTAAACTGGTGGTCCCCCCGAGTTAACCGCTCGACGTTCCATGCCATAAGCGAAAGTACCCTCAATCAGACATAAATATCTCTATTTCAGGCCCTGTTTTTCTGCAGCAGTTTGAAAACTCTGGCAATTCAGATCAAGCGAGGCAATTTGGGTTCTTAAATTTCTTTAAACTCCATAAAAATTCCCAGTTTGCCAAATTTTACTTCTCAAATTTTCCAAATTAAACATCACTGCCCCTCTCCCCTGCCGTTAattccttctcctcttcctctccTTTGtggcttttaaggcgaaagcctttaatagctcatCGTTGTCCATCCATCCgtgaaatctgtcacactatagctgtcaatcaaatgacgtcaactcgataagaaacgatgggattcgaaccaccatcctacAGTTCCACAgacgagcgtgctaacgactatgctacttcctgccaacacatATGTAGTTCTTGTATAGCGTAAGGACACTGTAGAATGTTTGCGGAACGGCGTCGGATCAGACGGATGACTCCcgaacgccctccagtgtctccagcatctaaggctcacaaacaattgtgtacttaatcatcatcttaaccacacatcagtgacacaagcagcaacaccgcgctaaaggcttttgcctcactGCACTTTAGATCAACATAGTGCCGCCCTGGATTTTCAAATGGCACCTAAGCGACTCCTTTTGCATCAGGCAGCCAGGTATTTGATGCTATCCATAGCTTTCTAATGTTTCTGAGCCGCACTATGGCCAATGATAGGTGAATGTTGATCTGGCAGTTCCATATACAGGTTTGGTACTGCAGTGACATTTAATTTGTTTCGCCGGAGCAGCTTGAAACAATTAACTTGATGTCTTTGAGTGGCGCTGAAGGGACAGAATGCTAAAAGGAAATTGGATTCGCAGCCCTGTCAGGTTCTGCCTCTCTTGAACTAATTAAGCCTGCCTGCACAATCTTCACAAATTGCCACTGCCAAAGCatgcaggaatttttttttttcacttgttgcATCTTGTTTGTGGAAGTGACTGCAGGTAGGCCGTTATCTCTGACCAGCTGACTTGTGTGAGGCATAAGTGAAATGAGCCTACTGGTATATGACTGTCTAGGTCATGCGAGTATGCCTGATGCCTTGGTGAAGAAGGAGTATAGAACATATTAGATTTTTTGCACCGTTTCCAAaaaatatgcccccccccccccccccccttcccacctTGAGCACACTGTGCGGTGTAGTGGAAACCCTCTCGAACCCATTACAGTCAAGTTTAAGGGGACTGACTGAAGGTTTGTTCAAATCATGCAGAGGTGAAATTCTCTTGATATTGATGAGACCTAAACCTCAGTTCGAATATGCCAGTTGTTTGAATTACCTAAGCGAGTTCAAATAATGGGAATCCACTGCATCTCAAAACATCATCACTGTATCTTGAAACATAATATCTTGAAATACTGCATCATGAAACAATGTTCCCACTAAGGCATACTATAAACTGATTCCAAGGCAGTTGCTATGATTGACAAAGACGTGTTTCAAGGTTCCGCTTCTGGTGTTGCACTTTAAGGAATTAAAACAGTCCAAAAATCGTCCGAGTAAACTGCACTGCCATAAATCGGACGTTTGAATTAGGCAATTGTTTCAGTTCATTGCAAACTTGCATCCATTAGTCATATTAAGACTTTCATCGCATAATTTACTAACTTAAACTGATGCGATACTTTAAACACCATATTCTTTCCAAGGCTGATGCATTTGCACAGATGTTCCCTTTCAAGAACCATGTACCACTTGTCTGCCTGAGCGATGTTCTTCCATGTCATGCCTCCAGATGCTGCCTCCTGCTGAAACTCATCGTGCCAGAAATGATGATGCAGTCGTACCGGACGTGCATTCCCCACCACAAACATTTCACATGAAACAAGAAAGTAGGGACTGGGAACTCTATGTGAGTGTACATCTTTGCTTATCACTCTTTAAGTATAGGAAGACGTAAGAAAGGGAAAACAATTTGTTTGCTTACAGTGCGAATGTTTTATTAAGCTCAGCTTTTGCACAGATGGTGTGATCACTTTATGCAAtacttcaattatttccctcttCCAAATCTGCAATGCAATTGTGGGGATTCCCCTGCAGAGTCAAGCTGTCATTATTGGCGACTTGATTTGCTTGTCTCCAGCACAAGTAATCTGTACAATGATGCAAAAGAGAGATCACAATAttcattattattatcactgcCATCATCATTGTTGTTATTAATAGtaattttgttattattattaaacctaaTCTTATGAACGCACGCATTGCATGTGTGAGCTAGGACGTACTCAGGAATCCCAGGTGGTCTCGAAATTAATCTGGCgccttccactacggtgcctcgtccttctttcactccctctcaaCCCTTCCCTCACAACTGCATCTTTCATTTCTTCATGAAGAATTCTCGCACCACTGCGAATCCATGTCATATGTCATTTTGACTTGTCTCTGTACTAAAGATACTCTTTCTGGACCACATGACTACTGTGAGTCATGCAATGTAAGGAACTGTTGAAACCTGGTTTTGTAACCATACAAATAGCTTTATGCAAGGAACAAGCTTTGAGAGCCAGGAGTGTAAGCTATcaggtttaattttttttattctgatttaaAGATCTTTATAAGTCCATCAAATGTTAATTTTTACCGCTGTCATCAATGCCACAAAAATTGAGTTATTACTCTTATATATGCCACCTGTTCACAGTGCTTGCACGTCAAAAGAAGGAGTGCTCAAGCAGTTCAATTTATGGACAGTGAAACCCACTGAGCGAAAATTTATTAAATATATATCGAGCAGCTCAGTATACAGTTCACCCCGCATGTAACAGTTTTGTTGATAGTTGGTCACACAACGATTCATCACACaacaaaggaaagaagaaaatctCTCAGTCATCACAACAGACATGAAAAACTAGTTGGTTCGTTGGAATGTGTCAAAAGTGAATAAACTTTTAAAAGCCACTTTTACAGAAACAATATTCAAGACAATATACCTGCCGACATAGCTGTGACaaaaaggaaaattaaatttTCACACCAGGGTCTTCGATTTAACGAGTTAATTCTCTCACAAGAATTTTTGCAGAGAATTTTTTGCTTTACCTTCTTGTGACAACATCCTGCACATCCGCTGACTACATGTATATGTGTATAGTCGCACGATTTGTGAGGCGTGGCATGATATTCAAGGCAACATCAGAGTCCTTCAATGCTGCAGAACTGGGTTGAGCTTTTACCTTACGGAAGCTTGCGCTAGATGGGGTATGTCAGTGCATTTGCTTTTTGACTCTTCTGCACCACACAACAACAGCCAAGAATGGTGGTTGCATCTTTTAAGTCTAGTAAAGATatgaataaatatataaatataaatgAGCCTAtaacacagaaaataaaaaacaaaggaatcaatcaatcaatcaattgaatTTCACTAACTCATCAGCATTGCTCAGCTTCTGGCTGCAAGAAAAGCTAGACACTGTGAAAAACAAGAGAAATAACATACTAAACCTGGCAGTATACTCTCCAAGTTCCATATATCCAACCTCAAGTTCAATATCAACAATGTACACTGATAATGTTTGCACAACTGTAGGTGCGTGATATGGAGCAGAATTCATTCCATCTGAGCTTCTTATGCGCAGACTGGAAGTTGTTTGCTTGCTTTGTATCGCAAATATCTGAATAGAGTAAATAATTACCAATTCCTAGTTAGCTCAGTTTGTACGTCGACTACCTTGGACAAGCATGCACTGCTATCAGGTTTGAGTTCCTGATCAggccaaatatttttttttcaactacgaAATTTCTGAGAAAGTCTT
This region of Amblyomma americanum isolate KBUSLIRL-KWMA chromosome 5, ASM5285725v1, whole genome shotgun sequence genomic DNA includes:
- the LOC144132823 gene encoding uncharacterized protein LOC144132823; protein product: MSGNRLSRRPAAMKNSRKKRNSRRSDDTGALTRKLSHTEKERTRHRELMQTLDELTDQVPLDPRIYKSKNVKLRRTIDYYTFLEETIHSMCARRRRRPPAHCNLFPNSRRHQPTEAAWAPAAFQKKMLPPAETHRARNDDAVVPDVHSPPQTFHMKQESRDWELYGISMEDWMAAGSSQQEASPNSYDQVVPTAMPNTSIVNITTDCVMSRPLVEAPEYFVVSSTGELISLGKLLH